A genomic stretch from Camelus dromedarius isolate mCamDro1 chromosome 10, mCamDro1.pat, whole genome shotgun sequence includes:
- the KCNT1 gene encoding potassium channel subfamily T member 1 isoform X16 — MCWHCHMRRAAFLGTKGPGPVRGVCAWARLCCPWTLPRSSVRLCPRLVWESRPSICLSTPLSTLMCPLRSVPRLHVEDFSLDSSLSQVQVEFYVNENTFKERLKLFFIKNQRSSLRIRLFNFSLKLLTCLLYIVRVLLDDPALGIGCWGCPKQNYTYNESSSEINWAPILWVERKMPLWAIQVIVAIISFLETMLLIYLSYKGNIWEQIFRVSFILEMINTLPFIITIFWAPLRNLFIPVFLNCWLAKHALENMINDFHRAILRTQSAMFNQVLILFCTLLCLVFTGTCGIQHLERAGDNLSLLTSFYFCIVTFSTVGYGDVTPKIWPSQLLVVVMICVALVVLPLQFEELVYLWMERQKSGGNYSRHRAQTEKHVILCVSSLKIDLLMDFLNEFYAHPRLQDYYVVILCPTEMDIQVRRVLQIPLWSQRVIYLQGSALKDQDLMRAKMDNGEACFILSSRNEVDRTAADHQTILRAWAVKDFAPNCPLYVQILKPENKFHVKFADHVVCEEECKYAMLALNCICPATSTLITLLVHTSRGQEGQESPEQWQRMYGRCSGNEVYHIRMGDSKFFREYQGKSFTYAAFHAHKKYGVCLIGLKREENKSILLNPGPRHILAASDTCFYINITKEENSAFIFKQEEKQKKKGFSGPGLYHGPPHLPVRSVLASMGTVAMDLQSTECRPAQSGGGGGGSKLALPTENGSGSRRPSIAPVLELADSSALLPCDLLSDQSEDEMTPSDDEGLSVVEYVKGYPPNSPYIGSSPTLCHLLPVKAPFCCLRLDKGCKHNSYEDAKAYGFKNKLIIVSAEMAGNGLYNFIVPLRAYYRPRRELNPIVLLLDNKVSPTQLGPHNHEPLGTYPAPLPPVLAARSPESSFGHPAPWGLGFPWDEKDPPHWPLIQVRAGLDMGGGSGSGGWLQDRLSPQARPPLPGGHLLLPHGLLHGGLRGQPGQPAAVWHHLRRQPGGGGQGEHHERRGGLHGRRQDHCQRADHVPALPQPQHHHRAHPPVQHALHAVPRQGQLLSGSFQTGKGLKSTWTCHFQTMSANV; from the exons GGTCCAGGTGGAGTTCTACGTCAACGAGAACACCTTCAAGGAGCGGCTCAAGCTGTTCTTCATCAAAAACCAAAGATCCA GCCTGAGGATCCGACTGTTCAACTTCTCCCTGAAGCTGCTCACCTGCCTGCTCTACATCGTCCGAGTGCTGCTCGACGACCCAGCCCTGGGGATCGGATG CTGGGGCTGCCCCAAGCAGAACTACACCTACAATGAGTCGTCCTCCGAGATCAATTG ggccCCCATCCTGTGGGTGGAGAGAAAGATGCCTCTGTGGGCCATTCAG gtcaTCGTGGCCATAATCAGCTTTCTGGAGACCATGCTCCTCATTTACCTCAGCTACAAA GGCAACATCTGGGAGCAGATCTTCCGCGTGTCCTTCATCCTGGAGATGATCAACACACTGCCCTTCATCATCACG ATATTCTGGGCCCCACTGCGGAATTTGTTCATCCCTGTGTTTCTCAACTGCTGGCTGGCCAAACACGCCCTGGAAAACATGATC AACGACTTCCACCGCGCCATCCTGCGCACCCAGTCAGCCATGTTCAACCAGGTCCTCATCCTTTTCTGCACCCTGCTGTGCCTGGTCTTCACGGG GACCTGTGGCATCCAGCACCTGGAGCGTGCGGGCGACAACCTGTCACTCCTGACTTCCTTCTACTTCTGCATCGTCACCTTCTCCACCGTGGGCTACGGAGATGTGACGCCCAAGATCTGGCCATCCCAGCTGCTGGTGGTTGTCATGATCTGCGTGGCCCTTGTGGTCCTCCCA CTGCAGTTTGAGGAGCTCGTCTACCTGTGGATGGAGCGGCAGAAATCAGGAGGCAACTACAGCCGCCACCGGGCCCAGACGGAGAAGCACGTGATCCTGTGCGTCAGCTCCCTTAAGATCGACCTGCTCATGGACTTCCTGAACGAGTTCTATGCCCATCCCCGG CTGCAGGACTATTACGTTGTCATCCTGTGTCCCACTGAGATGGACATCCAGGTTCGCAGGGTCCTGCAGATACCACTGTGGTCCCAGCGGGTCATCTACCTCCAGGGCTCCGCACTCAAGGACCAAGACCTCATGCGGGCCAA GATGGACAACGGGGAGGCCTGCTTTATCCTCAGCAGCCGGAACGAGGTGGATCGCACAGCAGCG gaccacCAGACCATCCTGCGCGCCTGGGCCGTGAAGGACTTTGCCCCCAACTGCCCCCTGTACGTCCAGATCCTCAAGCCCGAGAACAAGTTTCACGTCAAGTTTGCAG ACCACGTGGTGTGTGAGGAGGAATGCAAGTACGCCATGCTGGCACTAAACTGCATCTGCCCGGCCACATCCACCCTCATCACGCTGCTGGTGCACACGTCCCGCGGCCA AGAAGGCCAGGAGTCGCCGGAGCAGTGGCAGCGCATGTATGGTCGCTGCTCAGGCAACGAGGTCTACCACATCCGCATGGGGGACAGCAAGTTCTTCCGCGAGTACCAGGGCAAGAGCTTCACCTACGCTGCCTTCCACGCCCACAAGAA GTATGGCGTGTGCCTCATTGGCCTGAAGCGGGAGGAGAACAAGAGCATCCTGCTGAACCCGGGGCCGCGGCACATCCTGGCCGCCTCCGACACCTGCTTCTATATCAACATCACCAAGGAGGAGaactctgccttcatcttcaagcaggaggaaaagcagaagaAGAAGGGCTTCTCGGGGCCGGGGCTGTACCACGGGCCGCCCCACCTGCCCGTGCGCAGCGTCCTCGCCTCCATGG GGACCGTGGCCATGGACCTCCAAAGCACGGAGTGCCGGCCTGCACAgagcggcgggggcggcgggggcagcAAGCTGGCACTCCCCACGGAGAACGGCTCCGGCAGCCGGCGGCCCAGCATCGCGCCTGTCCTGGAGTTGGCCGACAGCTCCGCCCTGCTGCCCTGCGACCTGCTGAGTGACCAGTCCGAGGATGAGATGACGCCGTCGGACGACGAGGGGCTGTCTGTGGTGGA gtaCGTGAAGGGCTACCCCCCCAACTCGCCCTACATCGGCAGCTCCCCCACCCTGTGCCACCTTCTGCCTGTGAAGGCCCCCTTCTGCTGCCTGCGACTAGACAAG GGCTGCAAGCACAACAGCTACGAAGATGCCAAGGCCTATGGCTTCAAGAACAAGCTGATCATCGTCTCGGCGGAGATGGCGGGCAACGGACTGTACAACTTCATCGTGCCACTCCGGGCCTACTACCGGCCCCGCAGGGAGCTCAACCCCATCGTGCTGCTGCTGGACAACAA AGTCTCCCCGACCCAGCTGGGGCCCCACAACCATGAGCCCCTGGGCACCTACCCAGCACCACTACCCCCAGTCCTGGCAGCCCGGAGCCCAGAGTCCAGCTTTGGCCATCCTGCCCCCTGGGGCCTTGGTTTCCCCTGGGATGAAAAAGATCCTCCCCATTGGCCTCTCATCCAGGTCAGGGCCGGGCTGGACATGGGTGGCGGGAGCGGGTCAGGTGGGTGGCTCCAGGACCGGCTGTCCCCACAGGCCCGACCACCACTTCCTGGAGGCCATCTGCTGCTTCCCCATGGTCTACTACATGGAGGGCTCCGTGGACAA CCTGGACAGCCTGCTGCAGTGTGGCATCATCTACGCCGACAACCTGGTGGTGGTGGACAAGGAGAGCACCATGAGCGCCGAGGAGGACTACATGGCCGACGCCAAGACCATTGTCAACGTGCAGACCATGTTCCG GCTCTTCCCCAGCCTCAGCATCACCACAGAGCTCACCCACCCGTCCAACATGCGCTTCATGCAGTTCCGCGCCAAGGACAGCTACTCTCTGGCtctttccaaactggaaaag GCCTGAAATCCACTTGGACCTGCCACTTCCAGACCATGAGCGCGAATGTGTGA
- the KCNT1 gene encoding potassium channel subfamily T member 1 isoform X14 — translation MCWHCHMRRAAFLGTKGPGPVRGVCAWARLCCPWTLPRSSVRLCPRLVWESRPSICLSTPLSTLMCPLRSVPRLHVEDFSLDSSLSQVQVEFYVNENTFKERLKLFFIKNQRSSLRIRLFNFSLKLLTCLLYIVRVLLDDPALGIGCWGCPKQNYTYNESSSEINWAPILWVERKMPLWAIQVIVAIISFLETMLLIYLSYKGNIWEQIFRVSFILEMINTLPFIITIFWAPLRNLFIPVFLNCWLAKHALENMINDFHRAILRTQSAMFNQVLILFCTLLCLVFTGTCGIQHLERAGDNLSLLTSFYFCIVTFSTVGYGDVTPKIWPSQLLVVVMICVALVVLPLQFEELVYLWMERQKSGGNYSRHRAQTEKHVILCVSSLKIDLLMDFLNEFYAHPRLQDYYVVILCPTEMDIQVRRVLQIPLWSQRVIYLQGSALKDQDLMRAKMDNGEACFILSSRNEVDRTAADHQTILRAWAVKDFAPNCPLYVQILKPENKFHVKFADHVVCEEECKYAMLALNCICPATSTLITLLVHTSRGQEGQESPEQWQRMYGRCSGNEVYHIRMGDSKFFREYQGKSFTYAAFHAHKKYGVCLIGLKREENKSILLNPGPRHILAASDTCFYINITKEENSAFIFKQEEKQKKKGFSGPGLYHGPPHLPVRSVLASMGTVAMDLQSTECRPAQSGGGGGGSKLALPTENGSGSRRPSIAPVLELADSSALLPCDLLSDQSEDEMTPSDDEGLSVVEYVKGYPPNSPYIGSSPTLCHLLPVKAPFCCLRLDKGCKHNSYEDAKAYGFKNKLIIVSAEMAGNGLYNFIVPLRAYYRPRRELNPIVLLLDNKVSPTQLGPHNHEPLGTYPAPLPPVLAARSPESSFGHPAPWGLGFPWDEKDPPHWPLIQVRAGLDMGGGSGSGGWLQDRLSPQARPPLPGGHLLLPHGLLHGGLRGQPGQPAAVWHHLRRQPGGGGQGEHHERRGGLHGRRQDHCQRADHVPALPQPQHHHRAHPPVQHALHAVPRQGQLLSGSFQTGKEGAGERLQPGLHVPPAVRRRPRLQHQHAGHITVSVICERLHDPHHQAAAGPGHHAGLRLPLCQAVLLQRRDPHRYLQDPVPRLLHLRVPGLCERGGLRGHAGSEGALGLAGGRRRRQRPRPADSRRRPG, via the exons GGTCCAGGTGGAGTTCTACGTCAACGAGAACACCTTCAAGGAGCGGCTCAAGCTGTTCTTCATCAAAAACCAAAGATCCA GCCTGAGGATCCGACTGTTCAACTTCTCCCTGAAGCTGCTCACCTGCCTGCTCTACATCGTCCGAGTGCTGCTCGACGACCCAGCCCTGGGGATCGGATG CTGGGGCTGCCCCAAGCAGAACTACACCTACAATGAGTCGTCCTCCGAGATCAATTG ggccCCCATCCTGTGGGTGGAGAGAAAGATGCCTCTGTGGGCCATTCAG gtcaTCGTGGCCATAATCAGCTTTCTGGAGACCATGCTCCTCATTTACCTCAGCTACAAA GGCAACATCTGGGAGCAGATCTTCCGCGTGTCCTTCATCCTGGAGATGATCAACACACTGCCCTTCATCATCACG ATATTCTGGGCCCCACTGCGGAATTTGTTCATCCCTGTGTTTCTCAACTGCTGGCTGGCCAAACACGCCCTGGAAAACATGATC AACGACTTCCACCGCGCCATCCTGCGCACCCAGTCAGCCATGTTCAACCAGGTCCTCATCCTTTTCTGCACCCTGCTGTGCCTGGTCTTCACGGG GACCTGTGGCATCCAGCACCTGGAGCGTGCGGGCGACAACCTGTCACTCCTGACTTCCTTCTACTTCTGCATCGTCACCTTCTCCACCGTGGGCTACGGAGATGTGACGCCCAAGATCTGGCCATCCCAGCTGCTGGTGGTTGTCATGATCTGCGTGGCCCTTGTGGTCCTCCCA CTGCAGTTTGAGGAGCTCGTCTACCTGTGGATGGAGCGGCAGAAATCAGGAGGCAACTACAGCCGCCACCGGGCCCAGACGGAGAAGCACGTGATCCTGTGCGTCAGCTCCCTTAAGATCGACCTGCTCATGGACTTCCTGAACGAGTTCTATGCCCATCCCCGG CTGCAGGACTATTACGTTGTCATCCTGTGTCCCACTGAGATGGACATCCAGGTTCGCAGGGTCCTGCAGATACCACTGTGGTCCCAGCGGGTCATCTACCTCCAGGGCTCCGCACTCAAGGACCAAGACCTCATGCGGGCCAA GATGGACAACGGGGAGGCCTGCTTTATCCTCAGCAGCCGGAACGAGGTGGATCGCACAGCAGCG gaccacCAGACCATCCTGCGCGCCTGGGCCGTGAAGGACTTTGCCCCCAACTGCCCCCTGTACGTCCAGATCCTCAAGCCCGAGAACAAGTTTCACGTCAAGTTTGCAG ACCACGTGGTGTGTGAGGAGGAATGCAAGTACGCCATGCTGGCACTAAACTGCATCTGCCCGGCCACATCCACCCTCATCACGCTGCTGGTGCACACGTCCCGCGGCCA AGAAGGCCAGGAGTCGCCGGAGCAGTGGCAGCGCATGTATGGTCGCTGCTCAGGCAACGAGGTCTACCACATCCGCATGGGGGACAGCAAGTTCTTCCGCGAGTACCAGGGCAAGAGCTTCACCTACGCTGCCTTCCACGCCCACAAGAA GTATGGCGTGTGCCTCATTGGCCTGAAGCGGGAGGAGAACAAGAGCATCCTGCTGAACCCGGGGCCGCGGCACATCCTGGCCGCCTCCGACACCTGCTTCTATATCAACATCACCAAGGAGGAGaactctgccttcatcttcaagcaggaggaaaagcagaagaAGAAGGGCTTCTCGGGGCCGGGGCTGTACCACGGGCCGCCCCACCTGCCCGTGCGCAGCGTCCTCGCCTCCATGG GGACCGTGGCCATGGACCTCCAAAGCACGGAGTGCCGGCCTGCACAgagcggcgggggcggcgggggcagcAAGCTGGCACTCCCCACGGAGAACGGCTCCGGCAGCCGGCGGCCCAGCATCGCGCCTGTCCTGGAGTTGGCCGACAGCTCCGCCCTGCTGCCCTGCGACCTGCTGAGTGACCAGTCCGAGGATGAGATGACGCCGTCGGACGACGAGGGGCTGTCTGTGGTGGA gtaCGTGAAGGGCTACCCCCCCAACTCGCCCTACATCGGCAGCTCCCCCACCCTGTGCCACCTTCTGCCTGTGAAGGCCCCCTTCTGCTGCCTGCGACTAGACAAG GGCTGCAAGCACAACAGCTACGAAGATGCCAAGGCCTATGGCTTCAAGAACAAGCTGATCATCGTCTCGGCGGAGATGGCGGGCAACGGACTGTACAACTTCATCGTGCCACTCCGGGCCTACTACCGGCCCCGCAGGGAGCTCAACCCCATCGTGCTGCTGCTGGACAACAA AGTCTCCCCGACCCAGCTGGGGCCCCACAACCATGAGCCCCTGGGCACCTACCCAGCACCACTACCCCCAGTCCTGGCAGCCCGGAGCCCAGAGTCCAGCTTTGGCCATCCTGCCCCCTGGGGCCTTGGTTTCCCCTGGGATGAAAAAGATCCTCCCCATTGGCCTCTCATCCAGGTCAGGGCCGGGCTGGACATGGGTGGCGGGAGCGGGTCAGGTGGGTGGCTCCAGGACCGGCTGTCCCCACAGGCCCGACCACCACTTCCTGGAGGCCATCTGCTGCTTCCCCATGGTCTACTACATGGAGGGCTCCGTGGACAA CCTGGACAGCCTGCTGCAGTGTGGCATCATCTACGCCGACAACCTGGTGGTGGTGGACAAGGAGAGCACCATGAGCGCCGAGGAGGACTACATGGCCGACGCCAAGACCATTGTCAACGTGCAGACCATGTTCCG GCTCTTCCCCAGCCTCAGCATCACCACAGAGCTCACCCACCCGTCCAACATGCGCTTCATGCAGTTCCGCGCCAAGGACAGCTACTCTCTGGCtctttccaaactggaaaag AGGGAGCGGGAGAACGGCTCCAACCTGGCCTTCATGTTCCGCCTGCCGTTCGCCGCCGGCCGCGTCTTCAGCATCAGCATGCTGGACACATTACTGTATCAG TCATTTGTGAAAGACTACATGATCCCCATCACCAGGCTGCTGCTGGGCCTGGACACCACGCCGGGCTCCGGCTACCTCTGTGCC AAGCTGTGCTCCTCCAGCGCCGAGATCCCCATCGGTATCTACAGGACCCAGTGCCACGTCTTCTCCACCTCAGAG TCCCAGGTCTCTGTGAGCGTGGAGGACTGCGAGGACACGCGGGAAGTGAAGGGGCCCTGGGGCTCGCGggtgggcggcggcggcggcagcgcccACGGCCGGCAGACAGCAGGCGCCGACCCGGCTGA
- the KCNT1 gene encoding potassium channel subfamily T member 1 isoform X8 yields MCWHCHMRRAAFLGTKGPGPVRGVCAWARLCCPWTLPRSSVRLCPRLVWESRPSICLSTPLSTLMCPLRSVPRLHVEDFSLDSSLSQVQVEFYVNENTFKERLKLFFIKNQRSSLRIRLFNFSLKLLTCLLYIVRVLLDDPALGIGCWGCPKQNYTYNESSSEINWAPILWVERKMPLWAIQVIVAIISFLETMLLIYLSYKGNIWEQIFRVSFILEMINTLPFIITIFWAPLRNLFIPVFLNCWLAKHALENMINDFHRAILRTQSAMFNQVLILFCTLLCLVFTGTCGIQHLERAGDNLSLLTSFYFCIVTFSTVGYGDVTPKIWPSQLLVVVMICVALVVLPLQFEELVYLWMERQKSGGNYSRHRAQTEKHVILCVSSLKIDLLMDFLNEFYAHPRLQDYYVVILCPTEMDIQVRRVLQIPLWSQRVIYLQGSALKDQDLMRAKMDNGEACFILSSRNEVDRTAADHQTILRAWAVKDFAPNCPLYVQILKPENKFHVKFADHVVCEEECKYAMLALNCICPATSTLITLLVHTSRGQEGQESPEQWQRMYGRCSGNEVYHIRMGDSKFFREYQGKSFTYAAFHAHKKYGVCLIGLKREENKSILLNPGPRHILAASDTCFYINITKEENSAFIFKQEEKQKKKGFSGPGLYHGPPHLPVRSVLASMGTVAMDLQSTECRPAQSGGGGGGSKLALPTENGSGSRRPSIAPVLELADSSALLPCDLLSDQSEDEMTPSDDEGLSVVEYVKGYPPNSPYIGSSPTLCHLLPVKAPFCCLRLDKGCKHNSYEDAKAYGFKNKLIIVSAEMAGNGLYNFIVPLRAYYRPRRELNPIVLLLDNKPDHHFLEAICCFPMVYYMEGSVDNLDSLLQCGIIYADNLVVVDKESTMSAEEDYMADAKTIVNVQTMFRLFPSLSITTELTHPSNMRFMQFRAKDSYSLALSKLEKRERENGSNLAFMFRLPFAAGRVFSISMLDTLLYQSFVKDYMIPITRLLLGLDTTPGSGYLCAKLCSSSAEIPIGIYRTQCHVFSTSESQVSVSVEDCEDTREVKGPWGSRVGGGGGSAHGRQTAGADPAEHPLLRRKSLPWARRLSRKGPRHSGKAAAEWISQQRLSLYQRSERQELSELVKNRMKHLGLPTTGYEDVANLTASDVMNRVNLGYLQDEMNDHQNTLSYVLINPPPDTRLEPNDIVYLIRSDPLAHVASGPKSRKSSCSNKLASCNPETRDETQL; encoded by the exons GGTCCAGGTGGAGTTCTACGTCAACGAGAACACCTTCAAGGAGCGGCTCAAGCTGTTCTTCATCAAAAACCAAAGATCCA GCCTGAGGATCCGACTGTTCAACTTCTCCCTGAAGCTGCTCACCTGCCTGCTCTACATCGTCCGAGTGCTGCTCGACGACCCAGCCCTGGGGATCGGATG CTGGGGCTGCCCCAAGCAGAACTACACCTACAATGAGTCGTCCTCCGAGATCAATTG ggccCCCATCCTGTGGGTGGAGAGAAAGATGCCTCTGTGGGCCATTCAG gtcaTCGTGGCCATAATCAGCTTTCTGGAGACCATGCTCCTCATTTACCTCAGCTACAAA GGCAACATCTGGGAGCAGATCTTCCGCGTGTCCTTCATCCTGGAGATGATCAACACACTGCCCTTCATCATCACG ATATTCTGGGCCCCACTGCGGAATTTGTTCATCCCTGTGTTTCTCAACTGCTGGCTGGCCAAACACGCCCTGGAAAACATGATC AACGACTTCCACCGCGCCATCCTGCGCACCCAGTCAGCCATGTTCAACCAGGTCCTCATCCTTTTCTGCACCCTGCTGTGCCTGGTCTTCACGGG GACCTGTGGCATCCAGCACCTGGAGCGTGCGGGCGACAACCTGTCACTCCTGACTTCCTTCTACTTCTGCATCGTCACCTTCTCCACCGTGGGCTACGGAGATGTGACGCCCAAGATCTGGCCATCCCAGCTGCTGGTGGTTGTCATGATCTGCGTGGCCCTTGTGGTCCTCCCA CTGCAGTTTGAGGAGCTCGTCTACCTGTGGATGGAGCGGCAGAAATCAGGAGGCAACTACAGCCGCCACCGGGCCCAGACGGAGAAGCACGTGATCCTGTGCGTCAGCTCCCTTAAGATCGACCTGCTCATGGACTTCCTGAACGAGTTCTATGCCCATCCCCGG CTGCAGGACTATTACGTTGTCATCCTGTGTCCCACTGAGATGGACATCCAGGTTCGCAGGGTCCTGCAGATACCACTGTGGTCCCAGCGGGTCATCTACCTCCAGGGCTCCGCACTCAAGGACCAAGACCTCATGCGGGCCAA GATGGACAACGGGGAGGCCTGCTTTATCCTCAGCAGCCGGAACGAGGTGGATCGCACAGCAGCG gaccacCAGACCATCCTGCGCGCCTGGGCCGTGAAGGACTTTGCCCCCAACTGCCCCCTGTACGTCCAGATCCTCAAGCCCGAGAACAAGTTTCACGTCAAGTTTGCAG ACCACGTGGTGTGTGAGGAGGAATGCAAGTACGCCATGCTGGCACTAAACTGCATCTGCCCGGCCACATCCACCCTCATCACGCTGCTGGTGCACACGTCCCGCGGCCA AGAAGGCCAGGAGTCGCCGGAGCAGTGGCAGCGCATGTATGGTCGCTGCTCAGGCAACGAGGTCTACCACATCCGCATGGGGGACAGCAAGTTCTTCCGCGAGTACCAGGGCAAGAGCTTCACCTACGCTGCCTTCCACGCCCACAAGAA GTATGGCGTGTGCCTCATTGGCCTGAAGCGGGAGGAGAACAAGAGCATCCTGCTGAACCCGGGGCCGCGGCACATCCTGGCCGCCTCCGACACCTGCTTCTATATCAACATCACCAAGGAGGAGaactctgccttcatcttcaagcaggaggaaaagcagaagaAGAAGGGCTTCTCGGGGCCGGGGCTGTACCACGGGCCGCCCCACCTGCCCGTGCGCAGCGTCCTCGCCTCCATGG GGACCGTGGCCATGGACCTCCAAAGCACGGAGTGCCGGCCTGCACAgagcggcgggggcggcgggggcagcAAGCTGGCACTCCCCACGGAGAACGGCTCCGGCAGCCGGCGGCCCAGCATCGCGCCTGTCCTGGAGTTGGCCGACAGCTCCGCCCTGCTGCCCTGCGACCTGCTGAGTGACCAGTCCGAGGATGAGATGACGCCGTCGGACGACGAGGGGCTGTCTGTGGTGGA gtaCGTGAAGGGCTACCCCCCCAACTCGCCCTACATCGGCAGCTCCCCCACCCTGTGCCACCTTCTGCCTGTGAAGGCCCCCTTCTGCTGCCTGCGACTAGACAAG GGCTGCAAGCACAACAGCTACGAAGATGCCAAGGCCTATGGCTTCAAGAACAAGCTGATCATCGTCTCGGCGGAGATGGCGGGCAACGGACTGTACAACTTCATCGTGCCACTCCGGGCCTACTACCGGCCCCGCAGGGAGCTCAACCCCATCGTGCTGCTGCTGGACAACAA GCCCGACCACCACTTCCTGGAGGCCATCTGCTGCTTCCCCATGGTCTACTACATGGAGGGCTCCGTGGACAA CCTGGACAGCCTGCTGCAGTGTGGCATCATCTACGCCGACAACCTGGTGGTGGTGGACAAGGAGAGCACCATGAGCGCCGAGGAGGACTACATGGCCGACGCCAAGACCATTGTCAACGTGCAGACCATGTTCCG GCTCTTCCCCAGCCTCAGCATCACCACAGAGCTCACCCACCCGTCCAACATGCGCTTCATGCAGTTCCGCGCCAAGGACAGCTACTCTCTGGCtctttccaaactggaaaag AGGGAGCGGGAGAACGGCTCCAACCTGGCCTTCATGTTCCGCCTGCCGTTCGCCGCCGGCCGCGTCTTCAGCATCAGCATGCTGGACACATTACTGTATCAG TCATTTGTGAAAGACTACATGATCCCCATCACCAGGCTGCTGCTGGGCCTGGACACCACGCCGGGCTCCGGCTACCTCTGTGCC AAGCTGTGCTCCTCCAGCGCCGAGATCCCCATCGGTATCTACAGGACCCAGTGCCACGTCTTCTCCACCTCAGAG TCCCAGGTCTCTGTGAGCGTGGAGGACTGCGAGGACACGCGGGAAGTGAAGGGGCCCTGGGGCTCGCGggtgggcggcggcggcggcagcgcccACGGCCGGCAGACAGCAGGCGCCGACCCGGCTGAGCATCCGCTCCTGCGGCGCAAGAGCCTGCCGTGGGCACGGAGACTGAGCCGCAAGGGCCCCCGGCACTCGGGGAAGGCGGCGGCCGAGTGGATCAGCCAGCAGCGGCTCAGCCTGTACCAGCGCTCCGAGCGGCAGGAGCTCTCCGAGCTGGTTAAAAACCGCATGAAGCACCTGGGGCTGCCCACCACTGGCTATG AGGATGTAGCAAATTTAACAGCCAGTGATGTCATGAATCGGGTAAACCTGGGATATTTGCAAG ACGAGATGAATGACCACCAGAACACCCTCTCCTACGTCCTCATCAACCCCCCGCCTGACACGAGGCTGGAGCCCAACGACATCGT GTATCTCATCCGCTCCGACCCCCTGGCCCACGTGGCCAGCGGCCCCAAGAGCCGGAAGAGCAGCTGTAGCAACAAGCTGGCCTCCTGCAACCCGGAGACGCGGGATGAGACGCAGCTTTGA